Proteins from a single region of Gasterosteus aculeatus chromosome Y, fGasAcu3.hap1.1, whole genome shotgun sequence:
- the LOC144390753 gene encoding NACHT, LRR and PYD domains-containing protein 3-like isoform X1 yields the protein MEAEVKHGAPFLHGPAEDRRELLTEEVHVYELTGGCEAVDSAMNQGEDPEDGVRPSEAPLCGEHDSQTKAQRIHQRPGPGPDPGPEPRCVNIERIRSTSPPQDFKDGPSVDASVSFRSHQQRGKSPEPTCVSMKSDRSKDCLNEFRDERCSHEPEEDQESSEVPSGPSAQQHQTHMDSIFMLLEENILTFVKNELKMIQKVVSSDYPQCSEKEDEEMLDEEQRRSKEAFVKISVHFLRRMKQEDLAERLQSRLLPADCQRELKSNLKKKFQCVFEGIAKAGNPTLLNEIYTELYITEGGTAEVNKEHEVRQIETASRKPARPETTIRREDLFKASAGGEEPIRTVMTKGVAGIGKTVLTQKFTLDWAEDKDHRDIQFTFPFTFRELNVLGEKKFSLVGLVHHFFSETRAAGICRFEEFQVLFIFDGLDECRLPLDFQNSEILTDVTESASVDVLLTNLIRGKLLPSARLWITTRPAAANQITPECVGMVTEVRGFTDPQKEKYFRKRFRDKKQASRIISHIETSRSLHIMCHIPVFCWITATVLEEMKTREGGELPKTLTEMYIHFLVVQSKVKKVKYDGGAETDPHWSPESRKMIESLGKLAFDQLQKSNLIFYESDLTECGIDIRAASVYSGVFTQIFREERGLYQDKVFCFVHLSVQEFLAALHVHLTFFSSGVNLLSEEQTTSCRSKRSKPNPEPKRLYQSAVDKASQSPNGHLDLFLRFLLGLSQEANQTLLQGLLTKTGSRSQTNQETVQYIKEKISENVSPEKSINLFHCLNELNNGSLVEEIQQSLRSGRLSTDKLSPAQWSALVFILLSSGEDLEVFDLKKYCASEEALLRLLPVVKASNKALLSDCNLSERSCEALSSVLSSQSSSLRELDLSYNGLQDSGVKLLSAGLESPHCDLETLRMSGCLITEEGCAALVSALSSNPSHLRELDLSYNHPGDSGVKLLSAGLEDPHWRLETLRVEPAGVRWFRPGLRKYSCELTIDTNTVHKYLKLSDNNRKVTHVWKDDQSYPDHPDRFDHYCNLLCSTGLTGRCYWEVEWSGRVYVSVSYRGIGRKGDSGDCWFGMNDQSWSLICSHGGYSVFHNETETRINSCSSSSGRVAVYVDCPAGSLSFYRVSSDTLIHLHTFSTTFTEPLYPGFWFWSGSSVSLCSLQEGESPPGGEPSSLLTT from the exons atggaagctgaagtgaagcacggagctccttttctacacggacctgctgaggacagaagagagctgctcactgaggaagttcatgtctacgagctca caggtggttgtgaagctgtggactctgctatgaatcagggtgaggacccagaggacggagtccgtccctctgaagctcctctgtgtggggaacatgacagccagaccaaagctcagag gatccaccagagaccaggacctggacctgatcCTGGACCTGAACCCCGCTGTGTGAACATAGAGCGTATCCGGTCTACGAGCCCTCCTCAAGACTTCAAAgatggtccctctgttgatgcaag tgtttctttcaggtcacatcagcagagaggaaagtctcctgaacccacatgtgtgtccatgaagagtgatcggtccaAAGATTGTCTAAATGAGTTCAGAGATGAACGCTGTTCTCATGagccaga agaggaccaggagagctcagaggttccctcaggtccgtctgcccagcagcatcaaactcacatggactccatcttcatg ctgctggaagagaacatcctcacttttgtaaagaacgagctgaagatgatccagaaggttgtgagttcagattacccacaatgctcagagaaggaggatgaggagatgctggatgaagagcagaggaggagcaaggAAGCATTTGtaaagatctcagtgcacttcctgaggagaatgaagcaggaggacctggctgagcgtctgcagagca gacttcttcctgcagattgtcagcgtgaactcaaatccaacctgaagaagaagttccagtgtgtgtttgaggggatcgctaaagcaggaaacccaacccttctgaatgagatctacacagagctctacatcacagagggggggactgcagaggtcaataaagaacatgaggtcagacagattgaaacagcatccaggaaaccagccagaccagaaacaaccatcagacgagAAGACCTCTTTAAAgcttcagctggaggagaggaaccgatcagaacagtgatgactaagggagtggctggcattgggaaaacagtcttaacacagaagttcactctggactgggctgaagacaaagaccaccgaGACATACAGTTCAcctttccattcaccttcagagagcttaATGTGCtgggagagaagaagttcagcttggtgggacttgttcatcacttcttcagtgaaaccagagcagcaggaatctgcaggtttgaagagttccaggttctgttcatctttgacggtctggatgagtgtcgacttcctctggacttccaaaacagtgagatcctgactgatgtcaccgagtcggcctcagtggatgtgctcctcacaaacctcatcagggggaagctgcttccctctgctcgcctctggatcaccacacgacctgcagcagccaatcagatcactcctgagtgtgttggcatggtgacagaggtcagagggttcaccgacccccagaaggagaagtacttcaggaagaggttcagagataagaagcaggccagcaggatcatctctcacatcgagacctcacgaagcctccacatcatgtgccacatcccagtcttctgctggatcactgcaacagttctggaggagatgaagaccagagagggaggagagctgcccaagaccctgactgagatgtacatccacttcctggtggttcagtccaaagtgaagaaggtcaagtacgatggaggagctgagacggatccacactggagtccagagagcaggaagatgatcgagtctctgggaaaactggcctttgatcagctgcagaaaagcaacttgatcttctatgaatccgacctgacagagtgtggcatcgatatcagagcagcctcagtgtactcaggagtgttcactcagatcttcagagaggagagaggactgtaccaggacaaggtgttctgcttcgtccatctgagtgttcaggagtttctggctgctcttcatgtccatctgaccttcttcagctctggtgtcaatctgttgtcagaagaacaaacaacctcttgCCGTTCTAAACGCTCTAAACCCAAtcctgaaccaaagcgtctctaccagagtgctgtggacaaggcctcacagagtcctaatggacacctggacttgttcctccgcttcctcctgggtctttcccaggaggccaatcagactctcctgcaAGGTCTAttgacaaagacaggaagtcgctcacagaccaatcaggagacagtccagtacatcaaggagaagatcagtgagaatgtgtctccagagaaaagcatcaatctgttccactgtctgaatgaactgaataatggctctctagtggaggagatccaacagtcccttagatcaggacgtctctccacagataaactgtctcctgctcagtggtcagctctggtcttcatcttactgtcatcaggagaagatctggaggtgtttgacctgaagaaatactgtgcttcagaggaggctcttctgaggctgctgccagtggtcaaagcctccaacaaagctct actgagtgactgtaacctctcagagagaagctgtgaagctctgtcctcagttctcagctcccagtcctctagtctgagagagctggacctgagctacaacggcctgcaggattcaggagtgaagctgctctctgcaggactggagagtccacactgtgacctggagactctcag gatgtcaggctgtctgatcacagaggaaggctgtgctgcTCTCgtctcagctctgagctccaacccctcccatctgagagagctggacctgagctacaatcatccaggagactcaggagtgaagctgctgtctgctggactggaggatccacactggagactggagactctcag ggtggagcctgctggagtccgatggttcagaccaggtctgagaaagt attcctgtgaactcacaatcgacacaaacacagtacacaaatacctcaaactgtctgacaacaacaggaaggtgacacatgTGTGGAAGGatgatcagtcatatcctgatcatccagacagatttgaccacTATTGTAACCTGCTGTGTAgcactggtctgactggtcgttgttactgggaggtcgagtggagtgGAAGAGTTTacgtatcagtgagttacagaggaatcgggaggaaaggagacagtggagactgttggtttggaatgaatgatcagtcctggagtctgatctgctctcatggaggttactctgtctttcacaatgagacagaaacacgcatcaactcctgctcctcctcctctggtagagtagcagtgtatgtggactgtcctgctggctctctgtccttctaccgagtctcctctgacacactgatccacctccacaccttcagcaccacattcactgaacctctttatcctgggttctggttctggtctggttcctcagtgtctctgtgttctctgcaggagggagagtctcctcctggtggagaaccttcctctctgctcaccacatag
- the LOC144390753 gene encoding protein NLRC3-like isoform X5 translates to MEAEVKHGAPFLHGPAEDRRELLTEEVHVYELTGGCEAVDSAMNQGEDPEDGVRPSEAPLCGEHDSQTKAQRSHQQRGKSPEPTCVSMKSDRSKDCLNEFRDERCSHEPEEDQESSEVPSGPSAQQHQTHMDSIFMLLEENILTFVKNELKMIQKVVSSDYPQCSEKEDEEMLDEEQRRSKEAFVKISVHFLRRMKQEDLAERLQSRLLPADCQRELKSNLKKKFQCVFEGIAKAGNPTLLNEIYTELYITEGGTAEVNKEHEVRQIETASRKPARPETTIRREDLFKASAGGEEPIRTVMTKGVAGIGKTVLTQKFTLDWAEDKDHRDIQFTFPFTFRELNVLGEKKFSLVGLVHHFFSETRAAGICRFEEFQVLFIFDGLDECRLPLDFQNSEILTDVTESASVDVLLTNLIRGKLLPSARLWITTRPAAANQITPECVGMVTEVRGFTDPQKEKYFRKRFRDKKQASRIISHIETSRSLHIMCHIPVFCWITATVLEEMKTREGGELPKTLTEMYIHFLVVQSKVKKVKYDGGAETDPHWSPESRKMIESLGKLAFDQLQKSNLIFYESDLTECGIDIRAASVYSGVFTQIFREERGLYQDKVFCFVHLSVQEFLAALHVHLTFFSSGVNLLSEEQTTSCRSKRSKPNPEPKRLYQSAVDKASQSPNGHLDLFLRFLLGLSQEANQTLLQGLLTKTGSRSQTNQETVQYIKEKISENVSPEKSINLFHCLNELNNGSLVEEIQQSLRSGRLSTDKLSPAQWSALVFILLSSGEDLEVFDLKKYCASEEALLRLLPVVKASNKALLSDCNLSERSCEALSSVLSSQSSSLRELDLSYNGLQDSGVKLLSAGLESPHCDLETLRMSGCLITEEGCAALVSALSSNPSHLRELDLSYNHPGDSGVKLLSAGLEDPHWRLETLRVEPAGVRWFRPGLRKYSCELTIDTNTVHKYLKLSDNNRKVTHVWKDDQSYPDHPDRFDHYCNLLCSTGLTGRCYWEVEWSGRVYVSVSYRGIGRKGDSGDCWFGMNDQSWSLICSHGGYSVFHNETETRINSCSSSSGRVAVYVDCPAGSLSFYRVSSDTLIHLHTFSTTFTEPLYPGFWFWSGSSVSLCSLQEGESPPGGEPSSLLTT, encoded by the exons atggaagctgaagtgaagcacggagctccttttctacacggacctgctgaggacagaagagagctgctcactgaggaagttcatgtctacgagctca caggtggttgtgaagctgtggactctgctatgaatcagggtgaggacccagaggacggagtccgtccctctgaagctcctctgtgtggggaacatgacagccagaccaaagctcagag gtcacatcagcagagaggaaagtctcctgaacccacatgtgtgtccatgaagagtgatcggtccaAAGATTGTCTAAATGAGTTCAGAGATGAACGCTGTTCTCATGagccaga agaggaccaggagagctcagaggttccctcaggtccgtctgcccagcagcatcaaactcacatggactccatcttcatg ctgctggaagagaacatcctcacttttgtaaagaacgagctgaagatgatccagaaggttgtgagttcagattacccacaatgctcagagaaggaggatgaggagatgctggatgaagagcagaggaggagcaaggAAGCATTTGtaaagatctcagtgcacttcctgaggagaatgaagcaggaggacctggctgagcgtctgcagagca gacttcttcctgcagattgtcagcgtgaactcaaatccaacctgaagaagaagttccagtgtgtgtttgaggggatcgctaaagcaggaaacccaacccttctgaatgagatctacacagagctctacatcacagagggggggactgcagaggtcaataaagaacatgaggtcagacagattgaaacagcatccaggaaaccagccagaccagaaacaaccatcagacgagAAGACCTCTTTAAAgcttcagctggaggagaggaaccgatcagaacagtgatgactaagggagtggctggcattgggaaaacagtcttaacacagaagttcactctggactgggctgaagacaaagaccaccgaGACATACAGTTCAcctttccattcaccttcagagagcttaATGTGCtgggagagaagaagttcagcttggtgggacttgttcatcacttcttcagtgaaaccagagcagcaggaatctgcaggtttgaagagttccaggttctgttcatctttgacggtctggatgagtgtcgacttcctctggacttccaaaacagtgagatcctgactgatgtcaccgagtcggcctcagtggatgtgctcctcacaaacctcatcagggggaagctgcttccctctgctcgcctctggatcaccacacgacctgcagcagccaatcagatcactcctgagtgtgttggcatggtgacagaggtcagagggttcaccgacccccagaaggagaagtacttcaggaagaggttcagagataagaagcaggccagcaggatcatctctcacatcgagacctcacgaagcctccacatcatgtgccacatcccagtcttctgctggatcactgcaacagttctggaggagatgaagaccagagagggaggagagctgcccaagaccctgactgagatgtacatccacttcctggtggttcagtccaaagtgaagaaggtcaagtacgatggaggagctgagacggatccacactggagtccagagagcaggaagatgatcgagtctctgggaaaactggcctttgatcagctgcagaaaagcaacttgatcttctatgaatccgacctgacagagtgtggcatcgatatcagagcagcctcagtgtactcaggagtgttcactcagatcttcagagaggagagaggactgtaccaggacaaggtgttctgcttcgtccatctgagtgttcaggagtttctggctgctcttcatgtccatctgaccttcttcagctctggtgtcaatctgttgtcagaagaacaaacaacctcttgCCGTTCTAAACGCTCTAAACCCAAtcctgaaccaaagcgtctctaccagagtgctgtggacaaggcctcacagagtcctaatggacacctggacttgttcctccgcttcctcctgggtctttcccaggaggccaatcagactctcctgcaAGGTCTAttgacaaagacaggaagtcgctcacagaccaatcaggagacagtccagtacatcaaggagaagatcagtgagaatgtgtctccagagaaaagcatcaatctgttccactgtctgaatgaactgaataatggctctctagtggaggagatccaacagtcccttagatcaggacgtctctccacagataaactgtctcctgctcagtggtcagctctggtcttcatcttactgtcatcaggagaagatctggaggtgtttgacctgaagaaatactgtgcttcagaggaggctcttctgaggctgctgccagtggtcaaagcctccaacaaagctct actgagtgactgtaacctctcagagagaagctgtgaagctctgtcctcagttctcagctcccagtcctctagtctgagagagctggacctgagctacaacggcctgcaggattcaggagtgaagctgctctctgcaggactggagagtccacactgtgacctggagactctcag gatgtcaggctgtctgatcacagaggaaggctgtgctgcTCTCgtctcagctctgagctccaacccctcccatctgagagagctggacctgagctacaatcatccaggagactcaggagtgaagctgctgtctgctggactggaggatccacactggagactggagactctcag ggtggagcctgctggagtccgatggttcagaccaggtctgagaaagt attcctgtgaactcacaatcgacacaaacacagtacacaaatacctcaaactgtctgacaacaacaggaaggtgacacatgTGTGGAAGGatgatcagtcatatcctgatcatccagacagatttgaccacTATTGTAACCTGCTGTGTAgcactggtctgactggtcgttgttactgggaggtcgagtggagtgGAAGAGTTTacgtatcagtgagttacagaggaatcgggaggaaaggagacagtggagactgttggtttggaatgaatgatcagtcctggagtctgatctgctctcatggaggttactctgtctttcacaatgagacagaaacacgcatcaactcctgctcctcctcctctggtagagtagcagtgtatgtggactgtcctgctggctctctgtccttctaccgagtctcctctgacacactgatccacctccacaccttcagcaccacattcactgaacctctttatcctgggttctggttctggtctggttcctcagtgtctctgtgttctctgcaggagggagagtctcctcctggtggagaaccttcctctctgctcaccacatag
- the LOC144390753 gene encoding NACHT, LRR and PYD domains-containing protein 3-like isoform X3 has product MEAEVKHGAPFLHGPAEDRRELLTEEVHVYELTGGCEAVDSAMNQGEDPEDGVRPSEAPLCGEHDSQTKAQRIHQRPGPGPDPGPEPRCVNIERIRSTSPPQDFKDGPSVDARSHQQRGKSPEPTCVSMKSDRSKDCLNEFRDERCSHEPEEDQESSEVPSGPSAQQHQTHMDSIFMLLEENILTFVKNELKMIQKVVSSDYPQCSEKEDEEMLDEEQRRSKEAFVKISVHFLRRMKQEDLAERLQSRLLPADCQRELKSNLKKKFQCVFEGIAKAGNPTLLNEIYTELYITEGGTAEVNKEHEVRQIETASRKPARPETTIRREDLFKASAGGEEPIRTVMTKGVAGIGKTVLTQKFTLDWAEDKDHRDIQFTFPFTFRELNVLGEKKFSLVGLVHHFFSETRAAGICRFEEFQVLFIFDGLDECRLPLDFQNSEILTDVTESASVDVLLTNLIRGKLLPSARLWITTRPAAANQITPECVGMVTEVRGFTDPQKEKYFRKRFRDKKQASRIISHIETSRSLHIMCHIPVFCWITATVLEEMKTREGGELPKTLTEMYIHFLVVQSKVKKVKYDGGAETDPHWSPESRKMIESLGKLAFDQLQKSNLIFYESDLTECGIDIRAASVYSGVFTQIFREERGLYQDKVFCFVHLSVQEFLAALHVHLTFFSSGVNLLSEEQTTSCRSKRSKPNPEPKRLYQSAVDKASQSPNGHLDLFLRFLLGLSQEANQTLLQGLLTKTGSRSQTNQETVQYIKEKISENVSPEKSINLFHCLNELNNGSLVEEIQQSLRSGRLSTDKLSPAQWSALVFILLSSGEDLEVFDLKKYCASEEALLRLLPVVKASNKALLSDCNLSERSCEALSSVLSSQSSSLRELDLSYNGLQDSGVKLLSAGLESPHCDLETLRMSGCLITEEGCAALVSALSSNPSHLRELDLSYNHPGDSGVKLLSAGLEDPHWRLETLRVEPAGVRWFRPGLRKYSCELTIDTNTVHKYLKLSDNNRKVTHVWKDDQSYPDHPDRFDHYCNLLCSTGLTGRCYWEVEWSGRVYVSVSYRGIGRKGDSGDCWFGMNDQSWSLICSHGGYSVFHNETETRINSCSSSSGRVAVYVDCPAGSLSFYRVSSDTLIHLHTFSTTFTEPLYPGFWFWSGSSVSLCSLQEGESPPGGEPSSLLTT; this is encoded by the exons atggaagctgaagtgaagcacggagctccttttctacacggacctgctgaggacagaagagagctgctcactgaggaagttcatgtctacgagctca caggtggttgtgaagctgtggactctgctatgaatcagggtgaggacccagaggacggagtccgtccctctgaagctcctctgtgtggggaacatgacagccagaccaaagctcagag gatccaccagagaccaggacctggacctgatcCTGGACCTGAACCCCGCTGTGTGAACATAGAGCGTATCCGGTCTACGAGCCCTCCTCAAGACTTCAAAgatggtccctctgttgatgcaag gtcacatcagcagagaggaaagtctcctgaacccacatgtgtgtccatgaagagtgatcggtccaAAGATTGTCTAAATGAGTTCAGAGATGAACGCTGTTCTCATGagccaga agaggaccaggagagctcagaggttccctcaggtccgtctgcccagcagcatcaaactcacatggactccatcttcatg ctgctggaagagaacatcctcacttttgtaaagaacgagctgaagatgatccagaaggttgtgagttcagattacccacaatgctcagagaaggaggatgaggagatgctggatgaagagcagaggaggagcaaggAAGCATTTGtaaagatctcagtgcacttcctgaggagaatgaagcaggaggacctggctgagcgtctgcagagca gacttcttcctgcagattgtcagcgtgaactcaaatccaacctgaagaagaagttccagtgtgtgtttgaggggatcgctaaagcaggaaacccaacccttctgaatgagatctacacagagctctacatcacagagggggggactgcagaggtcaataaagaacatgaggtcagacagattgaaacagcatccaggaaaccagccagaccagaaacaaccatcagacgagAAGACCTCTTTAAAgcttcagctggaggagaggaaccgatcagaacagtgatgactaagggagtggctggcattgggaaaacagtcttaacacagaagttcactctggactgggctgaagacaaagaccaccgaGACATACAGTTCAcctttccattcaccttcagagagcttaATGTGCtgggagagaagaagttcagcttggtgggacttgttcatcacttcttcagtgaaaccagagcagcaggaatctgcaggtttgaagagttccaggttctgttcatctttgacggtctggatgagtgtcgacttcctctggacttccaaaacagtgagatcctgactgatgtcaccgagtcggcctcagtggatgtgctcctcacaaacctcatcagggggaagctgcttccctctgctcgcctctggatcaccacacgacctgcagcagccaatcagatcactcctgagtgtgttggcatggtgacagaggtcagagggttcaccgacccccagaaggagaagtacttcaggaagaggttcagagataagaagcaggccagcaggatcatctctcacatcgagacctcacgaagcctccacatcatgtgccacatcccagtcttctgctggatcactgcaacagttctggaggagatgaagaccagagagggaggagagctgcccaagaccctgactgagatgtacatccacttcctggtggttcagtccaaagtgaagaaggtcaagtacgatggaggagctgagacggatccacactggagtccagagagcaggaagatgatcgagtctctgggaaaactggcctttgatcagctgcagaaaagcaacttgatcttctatgaatccgacctgacagagtgtggcatcgatatcagagcagcctcagtgtactcaggagtgttcactcagatcttcagagaggagagaggactgtaccaggacaaggtgttctgcttcgtccatctgagtgttcaggagtttctggctgctcttcatgtccatctgaccttcttcagctctggtgtcaatctgttgtcagaagaacaaacaacctcttgCCGTTCTAAACGCTCTAAACCCAAtcctgaaccaaagcgtctctaccagagtgctgtggacaaggcctcacagagtcctaatggacacctggacttgttcctccgcttcctcctgggtctttcccaggaggccaatcagactctcctgcaAGGTCTAttgacaaagacaggaagtcgctcacagaccaatcaggagacagtccagtacatcaaggagaagatcagtgagaatgtgtctccagagaaaagcatcaatctgttccactgtctgaatgaactgaataatggctctctagtggaggagatccaacagtcccttagatcaggacgtctctccacagataaactgtctcctgctcagtggtcagctctggtcttcatcttactgtcatcaggagaagatctggaggtgtttgacctgaagaaatactgtgcttcagaggaggctcttctgaggctgctgccagtggtcaaagcctccaacaaagctct actgagtgactgtaacctctcagagagaagctgtgaagctctgtcctcagttctcagctcccagtcctctagtctgagagagctggacctgagctacaacggcctgcaggattcaggagtgaagctgctctctgcaggactggagagtccacactgtgacctggagactctcag gatgtcaggctgtctgatcacagaggaaggctgtgctgcTCTCgtctcagctctgagctccaacccctcccatctgagagagctggacctgagctacaatcatccaggagactcaggagtgaagctgctgtctgctggactggaggatccacactggagactggagactctcag ggtggagcctgctggagtccgatggttcagaccaggtctgagaaagt attcctgtgaactcacaatcgacacaaacacagtacacaaatacctcaaactgtctgacaacaacaggaaggtgacacatgTGTGGAAGGatgatcagtcatatcctgatcatccagacagatttgaccacTATTGTAACCTGCTGTGTAgcactggtctgactggtcgttgttactgggaggtcgagtggagtgGAAGAGTTTacgtatcagtgagttacagaggaatcgggaggaaaggagacagtggagactgttggtttggaatgaatgatcagtcctggagtctgatctgctctcatggaggttactctgtctttcacaatgagacagaaacacgcatcaactcctgctcctcctcctctggtagagtagcagtgtatgtggactgtcctgctggctctctgtccttctaccgagtctcctctgacacactgatccacctccacaccttcagcaccacattcactgaacctctttatcctgggttctggttctggtctggttcctcagtgtctctgtgttctctgcaggagggagagtctcctcctggtggagaaccttcctctctgctcaccacatag